From a region of the Betta splendens chromosome 5, fBetSpl5.4, whole genome shotgun sequence genome:
- the rbm15b gene encoding LOW QUALITY PROTEIN: putative RNA-binding protein 15B (The sequence of the model RefSeq protein was modified relative to this genomic sequence to represent the inferred CDS: deleted 1 base in 1 codon) produces MKRQAGREASPSRAVAKRIREREREGARREELPPPPLAVLLAESRAYHRRSRSREREKPRLREERAAALELHHRHELSLLGRPPLRTTAAELPAARPGTLEYKTLLISNLGSQVSDEDVEDALFHEFKKFGDVSVKLSHTPELGRVAYVNFRHPEDAKEARHAKSSRLVLGERQLKVEPMYVRRRSVTPPDVGFLPLHAPYPYRQRSLSPPGPGASALRDMRARHYALETLGLSRERERLLDYYGMLDERGRPYGFPPMPVVEDLKPEDDQRATSNLFIGNLDGNVTEAELRRGFDKYGIIEDVVIKRPARGQGGAYAFVKFQNLDMAHRAKVAMQGRLIGGNPIKIGYGKANPTTRLWVGGLGPANSLAALAREFDRFGSIRNIDYVKGDSFAYIQYESLDAAQAACTQMRGFPLGGPERRLRVDFAKVEDSPSRPFPPGYQPPVVLPSHYELLGEAYSRHRSLERELRGGRERLSPPSHSALSQRERERALLERDFPSSPTRSLERRAGVEAFGRSGRGARSRSRSRERWLKEREERRNRRKSRSRSLSTERQTEERERDREKEKERGRSRVRGPGGAVSPDASPDRARVRAPDSTTEPRDHSPDSGGGGRHSATNEEDPLPGRYHSKRSSSEHLNNHHHRNSEVVPAGSPAAHTDTHTSSSPVTLSEFAQASLSKMWHGFFALKNSSFPTDLYLLEGGSSFFNTAMKDSLKVANPNQPNQLKIAQRLRMDQTRLDEVSRRIKLGRPDGFAILLAVQGPVDRQAPAPAPAPAPDLGLQVRLLRHLVTYLRNKEAAGVVSLPAAKEGGPGAMLYAFPPGEFSQQYLQAARRTVGNLEEEHMVIVIVNDTN; encoded by the exons ATGAAGAGGCAGGCCGGGAGAGAGGCCAGTCCGTCCAGGGCCGTCGCCAAGCGGATCcgcgagagggagcgagagggcgcgcgcagagaggagctgccgccgccgccgctcgctgtgCTGCTGGCGGAGAGCCGCGCGTATCACCGCCGCAGCCGGAGCAGGGAGCGAGAGAAGCCGCGGCTGAGGGAGGAGCGAGCGGCCGCCCTGGAGCTCCACCACCGGCACGAGCTCAGCCTCCTCGGCCGCCCCCCGCTGCGCACCACGGCCGCGGAGCTGCCCGCCGCCAGGCCCGGAACCCTGGAGTACAAGACGCTGCTCATCAGCAACCTGGGCTCTCAGGTGTCGGACGAGGACGTGGAGGACGCGCTGTTTCACGAGTTCAAGAAGTTCGGGGACGTGAGCGTGAAGCTGTCGCACACGCCGGAGCTGGGCCGGGTCGCCTACGTGAACTTTCGGCACCCGGAGGACGCCAAGGAGGCCCGACACGCCAAGTCCTCCAGGTTGGTTCTG GGAGAGCGCCAGCTCAAAGTGGAGCCCATGTACGTGCGGAGGCGGAGCGTGACGCCGCCGGACGTGGGCTTCCTGCCCCTGCACGCGCCCTACCCCTACAGGCAGCGCTCCCTGTCCCCGCCGGGCCCCGGGGCCAGCGCCCTCAGAGACATGCGAGCCCGGCACTACGCGCTGGAGACCCTGGGCCTGAGCAGAGAGCGGGAGCGGCTGCTGGATTATTACGGCATGCTGGACGAGCGGGGCCGGCCCTACGGCTTCCCTCCCATGCCTGTGGTGGAGGACCTGAAGCCAGAGGACGACCAGAGGGCCACCAGCAACCTCTTCATTGGCAACTTGGACGGGAATGTCACAGAAGCTGAGCTGAGGAGGGGCTTCGACAAGTACGGCATAATCGAGGACGTTGTGATCAAGCGTCCAGCCCGCGGACAAGGCGGGGCCTACGCTTTTGTGAAGTTCCAGAACCTAGACATGGCTCATCGGGCCAAGGTGGCCATGCAGGGCCGGCTGATCGGCGGCAACCCCATCAAGATCGGCTACGGCAAAGCCAACCCCACCACCCGGCTGTGGGTGGGCGGCCTCGGACCCGCAAACTCCCTCGCCGCTCTCGCGCGGGAGTTCGACCGCTTTGGAAGCATCAGGAACATTGACTACGTGAAGGGGGACAGTTTCGCTTACATCCAGTATGAAAGTTTGGACGCTGCACAAGCAGCCTGCACTCAGATGAGGGGCTTCCCCCTGGGGGGCCCTGAGCGCCGGCTGAGGGTGGACTTTGCTAAAGTGGAGGACAGCCCCTCTCGACCGTTCCCCCCTGGGTACCAGCCCCCTGTCGTGCTCCCCTCCCACTACGAGCTTCTGGGGGAGGCCTACAGTCGACATCGCAGCCTGGAGCGGGAGCTGAGGGGGGGGCGGGAGCGCCTGTCACCCCCCTCCCATAGCGCCCTCTCCCAGCGGGAAAGGGAGAGAGCGCTGCTGGAGAGGGACTTCCCCAGCAGCCCCACTCGTAGTCtggagaggagagcaggagtGGAGGCGTTTGGGAGGAGcgggagaggagcgaggagccgcagcaggagcagggagaggtggctgaaggagagggaggagaggaggaacaggaggaagagcaggagcaggagtctgtccacagagaggcagacagaggagcgggagagggaccgggagaaggagaaggagagggggaggtCCAGGGTTCGGGGGCCAGGAGGAGCCGTCTCTCCTGATGCGAGCCCAGACAGAGCCCGGGTCCGAGCTCCGGACTCCACCACGGAGCCAAGAGACCACTCCCCCGACAGCGGTGGAGGGGGGCGTCACTCAGCCACCAACGAAGAAGATCCGCTGCCTGGCCGATACCACAGTAAGAGGTCGTCCAGCGAGCATCTCAACAACCATCACCATAGAAACAGCGAGGTGGTCCCCGCCGGATCCCCTGCCGCccacacggacacgcacaccTCCTCGTCCCCCGTCACGTTGTCAGAGTTCGCCCAGGCCTCTCTCTCCAAAATGTGGCACGGCTTCTTTGCCCTGAAGAACAGCAGCTTCCCCACAGACCTGTACCTGCTGGAGGGGGGCTCCTCCTTCTTCAACACGGCGATGAAGGACAGTCTAAAAGTGGCCAATCCCAACCAGCCCAACCAGCTCAAGATCGCACAGAGGCTCCGCATGGACCAGACCCGGCTCGACGAGGTCTCTCGCCGCATTAAACTGGGACGACCCGACGGCTTTGCCATCCTTTTGGCCGTGCAGGGCCCCGTCGACCGCCAGGCCCcggcccccgcccccgcccccgcccccgaCCTGGGGCTGCAGGTGCGCTTGCTTCGCCACCTGGTGACCTACCTGAGGAACAAGGAAGCAGCCGGGGTGGTGAGCCTGCCCGCTGCTAAAGAGGGGGGGCCCGGGGCCATGCTGTACGCCTTCCCCCCCGGAGAGTTCTCCCAGCAGTACCTGCAGGCTGCCAGGAGGACTGTGGGTaatctggaggaggagcacatgGTGATTGTGATCGTCAATgacactaattaa